In Miscanthus floridulus cultivar M001 chromosome 5, ASM1932011v1, whole genome shotgun sequence, one genomic interval encodes:
- the LOC136452993 gene encoding trans-resveratrol di-O-methyltransferase-like has product MDTSRDRGLTTGDELMQAQAELWNHVFAYTRSMALRCAVELGIPDAVSRLGGAASVPELVAALSLPLPRAPYLRRLMRLLAHAGFFVFDADAASYGLTPLSRLLVSTATPGGGGGGQGLSPFALAMLHPVIVSPSMSLASWFRAADAVNAAARVPFESAHGRDLWAVAKDDREFGAAFHDAMACDGRFVMDVLVRDHSDVFRGLASLVDVGGGSGGAARAIASAFPHIRCSVLELPHVVAAVPTGELGGVEFVAGDMFEHVPKADAVLLKWILHGWDDENCVRLLRRCREAIPSREDGGRVIVMDLVVGSSPADEKATETQLLWDVMMMGVVGSPERDEREWRKILQDAGFSGHKIVALLGIRSVIEVYP; this is encoded by the exons ATGGACACCAGCCGCGACAGGGGCCTcaccaccggcgacgagctcatGCAGGCGCAGGCCGAGCTCTGGAACCACGTCTTTGCGTACACCAGATCCATGGCCCTCCGATGCGCCGTCGAGCTGGGCATCCCCGACGCCGTCAGCCGCCTCGGTGGCGCCGCATCGGTCCCGGAGCTTGTCGCGGCGCTCTCCCTGCCGCTGCCCAGGGCGCCGTATCTGCGCCGCCTCATGCGGCTGCTTGCGCACGCCGGGTTCTTtgtcttcgacgccgacgccgccaGCTATGGGCTGACCCCGCTCTCGCGCCTCCTCGTCTCCACGGCCACGccaggcggcggtggcggtgggcaGGGCCTCTCGCCGTTCGCGCTGGCCATGCTGCACCCCGTCATCGTGTCGCCGTCCATGTCCCTGGCGTCCTGGTTCCGCGCCGCGGACGCCGTCAACGCCGCGGCGCGCGTCCCGTTCGAGTCCGCGCACGGGCGCGACCTCTGGGCGGTGGCGAAGGACGACCGGGAGTTCGGAGCGGCGTTCCACGACGCCATGGCGTGCGACGGCCGGTTCGTGATGGACGTGCTCGTGCGCGACCACAGCGACGTGTTCCGGGGCCTCGCTTCGCTGGTCGACGTGGGCGGCGGGTCAGGCGGCGCCGCCAGGGCCATCGCCAGCGCGTTCCCGCACATCAGGTGCAGCGTCCTGGAGCTGCCGCACGTGGTTGCCGCCGTCCCGACAGGCGAACTCGGCGGCGTGGAGTTCGTCGCCGGGGACATGTTCGAGCATGTCCCCAAGGCCGACGCCGTCCTCCTCAAA TGGATCCTGCATGGATGGGACGACGAGAACTGCGTGCGTTTACTGCGGCGGTGCAGGGAGGCGATCCCTTCGAGGGAGGACGGCGGCAGGGTGATCGTGATGGACCTGGTTGTTGGATCGAGCCCAGCTGACGAGAAGGCCACCGAGACGCAGCTGCTGTGGGACGTGATGATGATGGGGGTGGTCGGGAGCCCCGAGCGGGACGAACGTGAGTGGCGCAAGATCTTGCAGGACGCAGGTTTCAGCGGCCACAAAATCGTTGCCCTCCTCGGGATCCGGTCTGTGATCGAGGTCTACCCTTGA
- the LOC136450463 gene encoding auxin response factor 3-like isoform X1: MGIDLNMVDGDGQERRPPPAVSRELWHACAGPVVALPRRGSLVVYLPQGHLAAAGGGDVAADLPPHVVCRVADVELCADAATDEVYARLALVAEGEAFGRNLHGGGVEGDDDMEDLDSERKSRMLHMFCKTLTASDTSTHGGFSVPRRAAEDCFPPLDYNQLRPSQELVAKDLHGAKWKFRHIYRGQPRRHLLTTGWSSFVNKKKLVSGDAVLFLRGDDGELRLGVRRAIQLKNEALFEDFSSDSTKRHTLSAVADSLKHRSVFHISYNPRATASKYIIPYHKFLKSLNHPVCIGARINFQCHNEDVSERRSGMVVRISEIDPMKWPGSKWRSLLVRWEDGAECNGQDRVSPWEIEIAGGSISVAHSLSASSSKRTKLCAQGNLDVPAMYVTGNGCTDSVETGKLPRVLQGQELMGFRTRHVPFAPQTAEAAKLQSSDASRLLGNARGCALSGPTSRLAVHNSGFTYQSVGFNESIGFSEVLQGQEISRAVPMFQGMMSEACSLKGGYGLLSYMHTPVAVNGLSATAQECCLTLSTPPGAQVPSLNPDNIFNRTVVPQLGLASKFGGGTNGQQSGPFDRTREIWTRPQHETPDQMNLDQFQTRRASAPGDAAKLGSGGGEVRKTSCRLFGFSLTEKILPADDDGVKEVGYEPECQNPRMLDLFGYNCSTPSAALPALCAAPIGM, translated from the exons ATGGGAATCGATCTCAACATGGTGGACGGCGACGGCCAGGAGCGCCGCCCGCCGCCGGCGGTGAGCCGGGAGCTGTGGCACGCGTGCGCGGGGCCCGTGGTCGCGCTGCCGCGGCGGGGCAGCCTGGTCGTGTACCTGCCGCAGGGCCACCTAGCCGCGGCGGGCGGCGGTGACGTCGCTGCGGACCTGCCGCCGCACGTGGTGTGCCGCGTCGCGGATGTCGAGCTATGC GCGGATGCGGCGACGGACGAGGTGTACGCGCGGCTGGCGCTGGTTGCGGAGGGCGAG GCATTTGGGAGAAATCTGCATGGTGGTGGAGTTGAAGGGGACGATGACATGGAGGATTTGGATTCTGAAAGGAAGTCCCGGATGCTGCACATGTTCTGCAAAACCCTTACAGCCTCTGACACAAGCACGCATGGAGGGTTCTCTGTTCCTCGCCGTGCTGCTGAGGACTGTTTCCCGCCTCTG GATTATAATCAGCTCAGGCCTTCTCAAGAGCTGGTTGCCAAGGATTTGCATGGAGCCAAGTGGAAGTTTCGTCATATATATAGGG GTCAGCCTCGTAGGCATCTCTTGACTACTGGATGGAGTTCATTTGTCAATAAAAAGAAACTGGTTTCAGGGGATGCTGTGTTATTTCTCCG AGGTGATGATGGTGAACTAAGGTTGGGTGTACGGAGGGCCATTCAGCTTAAAAATGAGGCCCTTTTTGAAGATTTCAGTAGTGACAGTACAAAGCGGCATACATTGTCGGCTGTAGCTGATTCCTTGAAGCACAGAAGTGTTTTTCACATTTCTTACAATCCAAG AGCTACTGCTTCAAAATATATTATTCCATACCATAAGTTCCTGAAGAGCCTCAATCATCCAGTCTGTATTGGAGCAAGGATCAACTTTCAGTGCCATAATGAAGATGTTAGTGAAAG GCGATCTGGAATGGTTGTTCGCATTAGTGAAATAGATCCCATGAAATGGCCTGGCTCGAAGTGGAGAAGCCTGCTG GTAAGATGGGAGGATGGTGCTGAATGTAACGGCCAAGATAGAGTATCTCCATGGGAGATCGAGATAGCTGGTGGTTCTATCTCTGTTGCTCATTCTCTGTCCGCATCTAGTTCTAAAAGAACCAAGTTGTGTGCTCAGGGAAATTTGGACGTTCCAGCAATGT ATGTTACAGGGAATGGTTGTACTGACTCCGTGGAAACTGGAAAGTTACCCAGGGTCTTGCAAGGTCAAGAATTGATGGGTTTTAGGACTCGTCATGTTCCGTTTGCTCCTCAAACTGCTGAGGCTGCAAAACTTCAATCTTCTGATGCTAGTAGGCTCCTTGGTAATGCACGTGGCTGCGCATTGAGTGGTCCAACAAGCAGACTCGCAGTGCATAACTCTGGTTTTACCTACCAATCTGTAGGCTTCAATGAATCTATTGGATTCTCAGAGGTCTTGCAAGGTCAAGAAATTTCTCGGGCAGTTCCTATGTTCCAAGGAATGATGTCTGAGGCTTGTTCACTGAAAGGCGGATATGGGCTGCTTAGTTATATGCATACCCCAGTTGCTGTTAATGGATTATCAGCCACAGCTCAAGAATGTTGTCTCACACTATCTACTCCGCCAGGAGCACAAGTGCCCTCTCTCAACCCTGATAATATTTTTAACCGAACTGTGGTTCCACAGCTTGGACTGGCAAGCAAGTTTGGTGGAGGTACAAATGGCCAGCAGTCTGGCCCATTTGATAGGACGAGGGAAATTTGGACCAGGCCACAGCACGAAACACCTGATCAAATGAACTTGGATCAGTTTCAGACTAGAAGAGCTTCAGCACCTGGAGATGCTGCTAAGCTTGGGTCTGGTGGAGGGGAGGTTCGCAAAACTAGCTGCAGACTTTTTGGTTTCTCCTTGACTGAGAAGATCTTGCCAGCAGATGATGATGGCGTCAAGGAAGTGGGCTATGAGCCTGAGTGCCAGAACCCACGGATGCTGGACCTGTTTGGGTACAACTGCTCAACTCCGAGTGCTGCTCTGCCAGCTCTGTGTGCTGCCCCCATTGGAATGTGA
- the LOC136450463 gene encoding auxin response factor 3-like isoform X2 produces MGIDLNMVDGDGQERRPPPAVSRELWHACAGPVVALPRRGSLVVYLPQGHLAAAGGGDVAADLPPHVVCRVADVELCADAATDEVYARLALVAEGEAFGRNLHGGGVEGDDDMEDLDSERKSRMLHMFCKTLTASDTSTHGGFSVPRRAAEDCFPPLDYNQLRPSQELVAKDLHGAKWKFRHIYRGQPRRHLLTTGWSSFVNKKKLVSGDAVLFLRGDDGELRLGVRRAIQLKNEALFEDFSSDSTKRHTLSAVADSLKHRSVFHISYNPRATASKYIIPYHKFLKSLNHPVCIGARINFQCHNEDVSERRSGMVVRISEIDPMKWPGSKWRSLLVRWEDGAECNGQDRVSPWEIEIAGGSISVAHSLSASSSKRTKLCAQGNLDVPAMWNGCTDSVETGKLPRVLQGQELMGFRTRHVPFAPQTAEAAKLQSSDASRLLGNARGCALSGPTSRLAVHNSGFTYQSVGFNESIGFSEVLQGQEISRAVPMFQGMMSEACSLKGGYGLLSYMHTPVAVNGLSATAQECCLTLSTPPGAQVPSLNPDNIFNRTVVPQLGLASKFGGGTNGQQSGPFDRTREIWTRPQHETPDQMNLDQFQTRRASAPGDAAKLGSGGGEVRKTSCRLFGFSLTEKILPADDDGVKEVGYEPECQNPRMLDLFGYNCSTPSAALPALCAAPIGM; encoded by the exons ATGGGAATCGATCTCAACATGGTGGACGGCGACGGCCAGGAGCGCCGCCCGCCGCCGGCGGTGAGCCGGGAGCTGTGGCACGCGTGCGCGGGGCCCGTGGTCGCGCTGCCGCGGCGGGGCAGCCTGGTCGTGTACCTGCCGCAGGGCCACCTAGCCGCGGCGGGCGGCGGTGACGTCGCTGCGGACCTGCCGCCGCACGTGGTGTGCCGCGTCGCGGATGTCGAGCTATGC GCGGATGCGGCGACGGACGAGGTGTACGCGCGGCTGGCGCTGGTTGCGGAGGGCGAG GCATTTGGGAGAAATCTGCATGGTGGTGGAGTTGAAGGGGACGATGACATGGAGGATTTGGATTCTGAAAGGAAGTCCCGGATGCTGCACATGTTCTGCAAAACCCTTACAGCCTCTGACACAAGCACGCATGGAGGGTTCTCTGTTCCTCGCCGTGCTGCTGAGGACTGTTTCCCGCCTCTG GATTATAATCAGCTCAGGCCTTCTCAAGAGCTGGTTGCCAAGGATTTGCATGGAGCCAAGTGGAAGTTTCGTCATATATATAGGG GTCAGCCTCGTAGGCATCTCTTGACTACTGGATGGAGTTCATTTGTCAATAAAAAGAAACTGGTTTCAGGGGATGCTGTGTTATTTCTCCG AGGTGATGATGGTGAACTAAGGTTGGGTGTACGGAGGGCCATTCAGCTTAAAAATGAGGCCCTTTTTGAAGATTTCAGTAGTGACAGTACAAAGCGGCATACATTGTCGGCTGTAGCTGATTCCTTGAAGCACAGAAGTGTTTTTCACATTTCTTACAATCCAAG AGCTACTGCTTCAAAATATATTATTCCATACCATAAGTTCCTGAAGAGCCTCAATCATCCAGTCTGTATTGGAGCAAGGATCAACTTTCAGTGCCATAATGAAGATGTTAGTGAAAG GCGATCTGGAATGGTTGTTCGCATTAGTGAAATAGATCCCATGAAATGGCCTGGCTCGAAGTGGAGAAGCCTGCTG GTAAGATGGGAGGATGGTGCTGAATGTAACGGCCAAGATAGAGTATCTCCATGGGAGATCGAGATAGCTGGTGGTTCTATCTCTGTTGCTCATTCTCTGTCCGCATCTAGTTCTAAAAGAACCAAGTTGTGTGCTCAGGGAAATTTGGACGTTCCAGCAATGT GGAATGGTTGTACTGACTCCGTGGAAACTGGAAAGTTACCCAGGGTCTTGCAAGGTCAAGAATTGATGGGTTTTAGGACTCGTCATGTTCCGTTTGCTCCTCAAACTGCTGAGGCTGCAAAACTTCAATCTTCTGATGCTAGTAGGCTCCTTGGTAATGCACGTGGCTGCGCATTGAGTGGTCCAACAAGCAGACTCGCAGTGCATAACTCTGGTTTTACCTACCAATCTGTAGGCTTCAATGAATCTATTGGATTCTCAGAGGTCTTGCAAGGTCAAGAAATTTCTCGGGCAGTTCCTATGTTCCAAGGAATGATGTCTGAGGCTTGTTCACTGAAAGGCGGATATGGGCTGCTTAGTTATATGCATACCCCAGTTGCTGTTAATGGATTATCAGCCACAGCTCAAGAATGTTGTCTCACACTATCTACTCCGCCAGGAGCACAAGTGCCCTCTCTCAACCCTGATAATATTTTTAACCGAACTGTGGTTCCACAGCTTGGACTGGCAAGCAAGTTTGGTGGAGGTACAAATGGCCAGCAGTCTGGCCCATTTGATAGGACGAGGGAAATTTGGACCAGGCCACAGCACGAAACACCTGATCAAATGAACTTGGATCAGTTTCAGACTAGAAGAGCTTCAGCACCTGGAGATGCTGCTAAGCTTGGGTCTGGTGGAGGGGAGGTTCGCAAAACTAGCTGCAGACTTTTTGGTTTCTCCTTGACTGAGAAGATCTTGCCAGCAGATGATGATGGCGTCAAGGAAGTGGGCTATGAGCCTGAGTGCCAGAACCCACGGATGCTGGACCTGTTTGGGTACAACTGCTCAACTCCGAGTGCTGCTCTGCCAGCTCTGTGTGCTGCCCCCATTGGAATGTGA